From one Lolium rigidum isolate FL_2022 chromosome 4, APGP_CSIRO_Lrig_0.1, whole genome shotgun sequence genomic stretch:
- the LOC124647939 gene encoding gibberellin 3-beta-dioxygenase 1-like: protein MASIQNAAATLDFLAAKCVPESHVWTEQKDYPVVSESAGHDAVPVVDMGDATDYAIAAVARSAEEWGGFLLVGHGVPIELLTRVEEQIKGLFALPALEKERAARGGGYGYGVPPYILSFSKLMWSEGYTFSADDVRSEFRRIWPNGGDDYMRFCDVMEEFHMEMRALSKKVLDMFYKALGISADHIANGEVESQIRDTMTTTMHLNMYPKCPEPERAMGLAPHTDSGFFTLILQSLVPGLQLLRRGPERWVTVPAVPGALAVVIGDLFHVLTNGRFHSVLHRAIVNQDHERISVPYFLGPPKDMKVAPLPAAILPGRKAVFRSVTWREYMVVREKMFGKDASALAMLRVTEDERDAEVIPLLMSSILRVLLSGVSLILFDRRTQTLVEAGPRSLESPGLWELNSEAVLSVLAVLGVLVAYQFSSADG, encoded by the exons ATGGCGTCCATCCAGAATGCCGCTGCCACCCTCGACTTCCTCGCGGCGAAGTGCGTTCCGGAGTCCCACGTGTGGACGGAGCAGAAGGACTATCCGGTGGTGTCAGAGTCAGCAGGGCATGATGCAGTGCCTGTGGTTGACATGGGCGATGCCACAGACTATGCCATCGCCGCTGTGGCGCGGTCAGCGGAGGAGTGGGGTGGTTTCCTCCTCGTCGGACACGGCGTGCCGATCGAGCTCCTGACGCGTGTAGAAGAGCAGATCAAGGGCTTGTTCGCGCTCCCGGCTCTAGAGAAGGAGAGAGCCGCGCGTGGCGGAGGCTACGGCTACGGCGTGCCGCCCTACATTCTTTCCTTCTCCAAGCTGATGTGGTCAGAGGGATACACCTTCTCCGCCGACGATGTCCGCTCGGAGTTCCGACGGATATGGCCCAACGGCGGCGACGACTACATGCGCTTCTG CGATGTGATGGAGGAGTTCCACATGGAGATGAGAGCCCTCAGTAAGAAGGTGCTCGACATGTTCTACAAGGCGCTAGGGATTAGCGCTGACCACATCGCCAACGGCGAGGTGGAAAGCCAGATCCGTGACACCATGACGACCACCATGCACCTGAACAT GTACCCCAAGTGCCCGGAACCGGAGCGCGCGATGGGGCTCGCGCCGCACACGGACTCGGGCTTCTTCACGCTCATCCTGCAGAGCCTTGTACCAGGGCTGCAGCTACTCCGGCGCGGGCCTGAGCGGTGGGTCACAGTGCCCGCCGTGCCTGGGGCGCTCGCCGTCGTCATCGGCGATCTCTTCCACGTCCTTACCAACGGCCGCTTCCATAGCGTGCTTCACCGGGCCATCGTAAACCAGGATCACGAGCGCATTTCCGTGCCTTATTTTCTCGGGCCGCCGAAGGACATGAAGGTGGCTCCACTCCCCGCGGCGATTCTTCCGGGGAGGAAAGCTGTGTTTCGTAGCGTGACATGGCGAGAATACATGGTTGTAAGGGAGAAGATGTTCGGTAAGGACGCGTCGGCTCTGGCAATGTTGCGGGTGACAGAGGATGAAAGAGATGCAGA ggtgattccactattgatgagttctatacTTAGAGTATTGCTAtctggcgtcagcttgattctcttc gaccgtCGTACACAGACCCTGGTTgaagctggccctcgcagccttgagtctccGGGGctatggga ATTGAACAGTGAAGCTGTTCTatctgttctagctgttcttggtgttcttgtggCTTACCAGTTCAGTTCTGCCGATGGTTGA
- the LOC124706689 gene encoding 50S ribosomal protein L1, chloroplastic-like, with product MATAAACASSLLAPPSSAGPAAASSALFPTSVPSLRAYPRLLLAFRRPAAAAVADPQGAAVLDDEPAEDDEAPVQFEDVNDDYEDGYGGRGPAFTAPTRPRTGKAALPLKRDRTRSKRYLEIQKLRESKKEYDVPAALSLMKQVANTRFVESAEAHFRMNLDPKYNDQQLRATVNLPKGTGQTVKIAVLTQGEKIDEARAAGADIVGSDDLIEQIKGGFMEFDKLIASPDMMPKVASLGKILGPRGLMPNPKAGTVSPNITQAIDEFKKGKVEFRVDKTGIAHIPFGKVNFPEEDLIANFMAVVRSIERNKPSGAKGIYWKTAYVCSSMGPSIKLNIKEMLDYGADSSN from the exons ATGGCCACAGCCGCGGCCTGCGCCTcctccctcctcgcgccgccctcctccgcggggccggccgccgcctccagcgcGCTCTTCCCCACCTCCGTCCCCTCGCTGCGCGCCtacccgcgcctcctcctcgccttccgccgccccgccgccgccgccgtcgccgacccGCAGGGCGCCGCCGTgctcgacgacgagcccgccgaggacgacgaggcgcccGTCCAGTTCGAAGACGTCAACGACGATTACGAGGACGGCTACGGCGGCCGCGGCCCCGCTTTCACCGCCCCCACCCGCCCGCGCACCGGCAAGGCCGCCCTCCCGCTCAAGCGCGACCGC ACGCGGTCCAAGCGGTACCTGGAGATACAGAAGCTGCGGGAGAGCAAGAAGGAGTACGACGTGCCCGCCGCGCTCTCGCTCATGAAGCAGGTCGCAAACACCCGCTTCGTCGAGTCCGCAGAAGCGCATTTCCGGATGAACCTCGACCCAAAGTACAACGACCAGCAGCTCCGAGCCACG GTCAATTTGCCCAAGGGGACGGGACAGACCGTGAAGATTGCTGTTCTCACCCAAG GTGAGAAGATAGATGAAGCGAGAGCAGCAGGAGCTGATATTGTTGGCTCAGATGACTTGATTGAGCAAATAAAAGGAGGATTCATGGAGTTTGACAAATTGATTGCATCACCTGATATGATGCCTAAG GTTGCCAGTTTGGGTAAGATTCTAGGACCAAGAGGATTGATGCCTAACCCCAAAGCTGGTACTGTTTCTCCAAACATTACTCAG GCTATCGATGAGTTCAAGAAAGGTAAAGTTGAATTCAGAGTTGACAAGACAGGGATTGCTCACATTCCTTTCGGCAAGGTTAACTTCCCTGAAGAAGACCTTATTGCAAACTTCATGGCTGTTGTT CGCTCTATTGAGAGGAACAAGCCATCTGGTGCAAAGGGGATATACTGGAAAACAGCATATGTATGCTCATCAATGGGACCTTCAATCAAGCTAAACATAAAAGAAATGCTCGACTATGGCGCGGATTCATCTAACTAG